Proteins encoded by one window of Candidatus Obscuribacterales bacterium:
- a CDS encoding SDR family oxidoreductase, producing the protein MSELKAAPVKVLVSGATGYVGSRLVPRLLNAGYFVKATSRSLDKLLSRPWAMHPNLELVQLDMKDKEAVEKAIADCTHVYYLVHSMNPLNHDFAHADRVAALNMAEACGKSHLRQIIYLGGLGEESDNLSKHLSSRAEVAHILGSGATPVTILRAAMIIGSGSASFEILRYLVDRLPIMVTPRWVHTRSQPISIRNVLHYLIGCLDNEATFGATFDIGGPEILTYKDLMCIYAERAGLRPRIIISVPVFTPRLSSYWIHLVTPVPAYIARPLAEGLRNPTICINNDIRDLLPQRLLTAKEAIDLAINRLQHQQIESHWTDAGTIRPSEWCMPDDPEWAGGTLLVDERFVTVGCTAEEAWQPIVQLGGVTGYYYADWLWALRGLIDKLLGGVGLRRGRRDLVDLRTGDALDFWRVKQVQKNKSLVLIAEMKLPGQAVLEFELETATPGVTRIRQIAKFLPAGLEGILYWFSVLPLHNLIFNGMLKGIASATAKPLLTGPERVN; encoded by the coding sequence ATGTCTGAGCTGAAAGCGGCGCCAGTGAAAGTCTTGGTGAGCGGCGCAACCGGTTATGTGGGCAGCCGGCTGGTGCCCAGGCTTTTAAATGCCGGATACTTTGTAAAGGCCACGTCGCGCTCATTGGATAAATTGCTTTCTCGTCCATGGGCGATGCACCCTAATTTGGAATTGGTTCAGCTGGATATGAAAGACAAGGAGGCAGTGGAAAAGGCGATTGCTGATTGCACTCATGTCTATTACCTTGTGCATTCGATGAATCCGTTAAATCATGATTTCGCTCATGCCGATAGGGTTGCTGCTCTTAACATGGCCGAGGCATGTGGGAAGTCTCACCTCAGGCAAATTATTTATCTGGGTGGACTGGGAGAAGAGTCCGACAACTTAAGCAAACACCTTAGCTCAAGGGCCGAAGTCGCACATATACTTGGTTCCGGCGCAACGCCGGTGACGATCCTTAGAGCGGCTATGATTATTGGTTCGGGAAGTGCGTCATTTGAAATATTGCGCTATCTGGTCGATCGTTTGCCCATAATGGTTACTCCTCGCTGGGTGCACACAAGGTCTCAACCAATTTCCATCAGGAATGTCCTGCACTATTTAATTGGCTGTCTGGACAACGAAGCGACTTTTGGCGCGACTTTTGATATTGGTGGCCCGGAAATACTTACCTACAAGGACTTAATGTGTATTTATGCCGAGCGGGCAGGACTAAGACCCAGGATAATTATTTCTGTGCCGGTTTTCACGCCGCGTCTTTCTTCGTATTGGATTCACCTGGTCACACCGGTGCCGGCTTATATTGCTCGCCCGCTAGCTGAGGGTTTACGAAATCCGACGATTTGTATCAACAACGATATTCGCGATCTTTTGCCGCAAAGATTATTGACCGCTAAAGAGGCTATTGATCTTGCTATCAATCGTTTGCAGCACCAACAAATCGAAAGTCATTGGACTGATGCCGGAACAATAAGACCTTCAGAATGGTGCATGCCGGATGACCCTGAGTGGGCCGGCGGTACCTTGCTTGTCGACGAGCGTTTTGTCACGGTCGGTTGCACAGCGGAGGAAGCCTGGCAGCCGATTGTGCAATTGGGTGGAGTCACCGGCTACTACTATGCTGATTGGCTCTGGGCGTTGCGTGGACTGATTGATAAGTTGCTCGGCGGGGTTGGGCTTAGGCGCGGTAGGCGTGATTTAGTTGATCTGAGAACCGGCGATGCCCTTGATTTTTGGCGTGTGAAACAAGTGCAAAAAAATAAATCACTTGTTTTGATTGCCGAGATGAAATTGCCGGGGCAAGCCGTCTTGGAATTTGAACTGGAAACAGCAACGCCGGGTGTGACCCGGATAAGGCAGATCGCTAAGTTCCTGCCTGCCGGGCTGGAGGGAATACTGTATTGGTTTTCTGTTTTGCCATTACACAATCTGATCTTTAATGGCATGCTTAAGGGCATTGCCTCTGCTACGGCAAAACCTTTGCTTACCGGACCGGAAAGGGTTAATTAG
- the dusB gene encoding tRNA dihydrouridine synthase DusB, which yields MAIKIGSLTLNSRVYVPPMAGVTDIVYRSVVRLVDPNCLMSTEMVSSRALMHQKDTRLMDLDTAEHPIGIQIFGHEPDVMAQAAARAQAKGADFVDINMGCPVPKITKGKDGCALMKEPDLARDIIREVRQAISIPLSVKFRLGWDDNSRNAVEFGRMVEEAGGDAVTVHGRTRSQFYSGQADWHAIGEVKKALSVPVFGNGDVFDPTDAARLLEITGADGVAVARGSLGNPWLIPRITKFIDTGILEDTPNDIDKLITAYIHCINLIMYKGERVGTNESRKHMINYTKGIHKSASFRNRLTQITTAVEAHQVLSELAFQTEGKEGLERFLRGTENPMYFTYSENVGQRYRDGGKSFHTPVQANLAVVT from the coding sequence ATGGCAATTAAGATTGGATCGCTAACTCTCAATAGCAGAGTCTACGTGCCGCCGATGGCCGGCGTCACGGACATTGTCTATCGTTCTGTAGTTAGATTAGTCGACCCCAATTGCCTGATGTCCACCGAAATGGTTTCCAGCCGTGCTCTAATGCACCAGAAGGACACCAGGCTGATGGACCTTGATACGGCAGAGCATCCTATAGGCATTCAGATATTTGGTCATGAGCCGGACGTAATGGCACAAGCTGCAGCGCGCGCACAGGCAAAAGGTGCTGATTTTGTGGACATCAACATGGGCTGCCCTGTCCCCAAAATCACCAAAGGCAAAGACGGTTGCGCGCTCATGAAAGAGCCTGATCTTGCTCGCGATATCATTCGCGAAGTAAGACAAGCAATTAGTATTCCTCTAAGCGTTAAATTCCGTCTTGGCTGGGACGACAACTCGCGTAATGCAGTTGAGTTTGGACGCATGGTTGAAGAAGCAGGCGGCGACGCAGTTACTGTACACGGCAGAACGCGTTCACAATTTTATTCCGGACAAGCCGATTGGCATGCCATAGGTGAAGTCAAAAAGGCGCTATCTGTCCCAGTTTTCGGTAATGGTGACGTATTTGATCCAACTGACGCAGCACGCCTATTGGAAATAACAGGTGCCGATGGAGTAGCTGTTGCACGCGGCAGCCTAGGCAATCCATGGCTCATTCCACGCATCACCAAATTCATTGATACAGGGATTCTCGAAGATACGCCAAATGACATAGATAAGTTGATTACGGCTTACATCCATTGCATTAACCTCATCATGTACAAAGGCGAGAGAGTTGGCACCAACGAGTCACGCAAGCACATGATCAATTACACGAAGGGCATCCACAAGAGTGCGTCATTCCGAAACAGACTTACGCAAATAACAACAGCAGTAGAAGCCCATCAAGTGCTTTCCGAACTTGCTTTTCAGACCGAAGGGAAAGAAGGACTGGAACGGTTTTTACGCGGCACCGAAAATCCAATGTATTTCACATACAGCGAAAATGTAGGACAACGCTATCGTGATGGTGGAAAATCTTTCCACACACCTGTGCAAGCTAATCTTGCAGTTGTTACTTAG